A single window of Candidatus Aminicenantes bacterium DNA harbors:
- a CDS encoding ATP-binding protein has translation MIAIEDQKLRKKLVFLNSIRIAIFLTLTLVSVIIWVFFNIHFAILPVIITQLAAIAVSILFFPLASLLHFRPLLYLQLIFDILMITLLVYLSGGIISPFYFLYILPIIVASIFLARRDTVIVATFSFISFGILSDLLYLGVVPYYPSIEVAEVSLGTFIYNLLMSFIAFAAFSIMSSYYFERMRKTGDQLKNIQENLQDMILLNNSVLERMENGFITADMEGRIVSYNAKAALFLRLKKADNIFELLLAKNELDKIKKAWTENAPYYFEKKLPELELGITVSSLKKISTFENLLVFLITDLSAIKKIEKQLQEKEHLALIGGMAAGIAHEIRNPLASISGSVQFLQKELSLNSECRSLLDIIISESARLSAFIDEFLNFSKQAPLEIIDFDLAPLLDEVVEMLSLNLRDVRFLKKYNRGHWITADVKKIRQLVWNLLNNAVKAMNEKGEIEINLFREREAVTLSIKDYGIGMDRAEMQKIFTPFYSNFAFGIGLGMPIVKQIVEEHGFKMEIKSAKKLGTEVVICFSKPSTF, from the coding sequence TTGATCGCCATCGAAGATCAGAAACTCAGGAAGAAACTGGTATTCCTGAATTCAATCCGCATCGCGATTTTCCTTACCCTGACCCTGGTTTCGGTCATCATCTGGGTGTTTTTCAACATCCATTTCGCCATCCTGCCGGTGATCATCACCCAGCTGGCCGCCATCGCCGTCAGCATCCTGTTCTTCCCCCTGGCCAGCCTGCTCCACTTCCGCCCGCTGCTGTACCTGCAGCTGATCTTCGACATCCTGATGATCACGCTGCTGGTGTATCTTTCGGGCGGCATCATCAGCCCGTTCTATTTTTTGTACATCCTGCCCATCATCGTCGCCTCCATTTTCCTGGCCCGGCGCGATACCGTCATTGTGGCCACTTTTTCGTTCATCTCGTTCGGGATCCTCTCGGACCTTTTGTACCTGGGCGTCGTTCCCTACTATCCGAGCATCGAGGTCGCCGAAGTGTCGCTGGGGACGTTCATCTACAACCTGCTGATGAGCTTCATCGCCTTCGCCGCCTTCAGCATCATGTCTTCCTATTACTTCGAGCGCATGCGCAAGACGGGCGACCAGCTGAAAAACATCCAGGAAAACCTGCAGGACATGATCCTGCTGAACAACTCGGTCCTGGAGAGAATGGAAAACGGCTTCATTACCGCCGACATGGAAGGAAGGATCGTTTCCTACAACGCCAAGGCCGCCCTTTTCCTGCGCCTGAAGAAGGCGGATAATATTTTTGAGCTCCTGCTGGCCAAGAACGAACTGGACAAGATCAAAAAAGCCTGGACGGAAAACGCCCCGTACTACTTTGAAAAAAAACTGCCCGAATTAGAACTGGGGATCACGGTATCCTCGCTGAAAAAAATTTCGACCTTTGAAAACCTGTTGGTCTTTCTGATCACCGATCTGAGCGCCATCAAGAAAATCGAGAAACAGCTGCAAGAGAAGGAGCACCTGGCCCTGATCGGCGGCATGGCGGCGGGCATCGCCCATGAAATCCGCAATCCACTGGCCTCGATTTCGGGGTCGGTGCAGTTCCTGCAGAAGGAGCTCTCGTTGAACAGCGAATGCCGGAGCCTGTTGGACATCATCATCAGCGAATCGGCGCGGCTGTCCGCCTTCATCGACGAGTTCCTCAACTTTTCCAAGCAGGCGCCCCTGGAGATCATCGATTTCGACCTGGCGCCGCTCCTGGACGAGGTCGTGGAAATGCTTTCCCTGAACCTGCGCGATGTGCGTTTCTTGAAAAAATACAACCGCGGCCACTGGATCACCGCCGATGTCAAGAAGATCCGCCAGCTGGTCTGGAACCTGCTGAACAACGCGGTCAAAGCCATGAACGAAAAAGGGGAGATCGAGATCAATTTGTTTCGCGAACGCGAGGCGGTCACCCTGTCCATCAAGGACTACGGCATCGGCATGGACCGCGCTGAAATGCAGAAAATATTCACGCCCTTCTATTCCAACTTCGCTTTCGGCATCGGGCTGGGCATGCCCATCGTCAAGCAGATCGTGGAAGAGCACGGATTCAAGATGGAGATAAAATCGGCAAAAAAACTCGGCACCGAGGTTGTAATATGCTTCAGCAAGCCATCCACATTCTGA